From the genome of Liolophura sinensis isolate JHLJ2023 unplaced genomic scaffold, CUHK_Ljap_v2 scaffold_14, whole genome shotgun sequence, one region includes:
- the LOC135481261 gene encoding cytochrome c oxidase assembly factor 7 homolog — protein sequence MAVPAYDLRDEKQAKEYLKNIGIEFRFQCYSEKSAEGCHRLADFLESIQKDFEKAAKVFQTNCDDNNYGHSCYKFGNYRVLGRGCEKKMDDALKYHVKACELGYMPGCHNAGLIYGGGKVGDKDFRKALEYFIKACNNDYQFGCYQASGLYISGRKDVPKDMAKAFKYSVKACELGNMYACSNVSQMYQKGDGVKKDERLSEKYKQQAKEMADAVNKAQRTLTFGQ from the exons ATGGCTGTCCCCGCTTATGACCTCAGAGATGAGAAGCAAGCGAAAGAATACTTGAAAAACATTGGCATAGAATTTCGTTTTCAGTGTTACAGCGAAAAGAGCGCTGAAG GATGTCATCGACTCGCAGATTTTCTTGAAAGTATACAGAAAGACTTTGAAAAAGCTGCTAAGGTTTTCCAGACAAACTGTGATGATAATAACTATGGACACAGCTGCTACAAATTTGGAAACTACAGAGTTTTAGGAAGAG gttgtgagaaaaaaatggaTGATGCCCTCAAGTACCACGTGAAGGCGTGTGAACTTGGGTACATGCCGGGCTGTCACAATGCAGGGCTGATCTATGGAGGTGGGAAAGTCGGGGACAAAGACTTCAGAAAGGCCCTAGAGTACTTCATAAAGGCCTGTAATAATGACTATCAGTTTGGCTGCTACCAGGCCAGCGGCCTCTACATAAGCGGGAGGAAAGACGTACCCAAAGATATGGCAAAAGCCTTCAAGTACTCTGTGAAAGCGTGTGAGTTGGGAAACATGTATGCTTGTTCCAATGTCAGTCAGATGTACCAGAAGGGAGATGGGGTGAAGAAAGATGAAAGACTGTCTGAAAAGTACAAACAACAGGCTAAGGAAATGGCCGATGCTGTGAACAAAGCTCAGCGCACATTAACATTTGGCCAATGA